Within Halopelagius longus, the genomic segment CCGCATCGACCGGTCGTCGAGCCGTTCGACGCCGACAGACCCGTCGCGGTGGACGGTGACGCGGAGACCCTCGTACTCGAACGAGACGTTCACGGACTGCGTCGTCGTGAGCGACGAGAGCGCGTCGATATCGACGAGTCCCGCGAGCGGTTCCAACTCCATCGGACTTCGGTCGAGTTCGGCGGCGACTTCGCGGACGATTCTCACGCCGATGTCGTCCGCCCCGCTCGTACCCGAAGACGTGCCGCCGGGTTCGGTCACTCGCCTCGACACCTCATCTCGCGTCCGCGTCGTCCTGCGCGGTACGCCCGTCCCTGTCTCCGACCGCGAGTAACGAAAGAATCCACCCTGTCCATTGGTACTGAGCAAGCAGACGAGCTACAATAAGTTGGGCGTTTCTATGTCCAGGTGTTTAAGATACGGTCGGAAGTGGCGACGAAAGGGCCGTCGAAAACGGTTCGAGGCGACGATTACTCGTCGAACAGTTGCGGGTCGCCGGTGGCCTCGCCGAGTCGTTCGGCGCCGGCGCGGGTGCCCTTCGCGATGACCACGTCGCCGGGGAGCAGTTCGGTCTCCGGGCCGGGCTGAATCACCCACTCGTCGGCGTCGTTCGGCGCGTCGGCGGCCGGGGGGCGTTCCCGCCGGACGGCGATGACGCGCATCCCCGTCTCCGTCTTCACCCGCTTCTCTCCCAGCGTCGCGTTCGCGAGGGTGCTCCCCTCGGCGACGGTGAGGCGGACGATGACCTCGTCGGACTCCTCGACGGCGACGGCGACGACGGGGTGGGCGTTGAGTCCGCGGAGGACGCCCTCGCTGATTTCGAGTGCGGCGTCGGAGATGACCTCCGTCGCGGAGGCGAGGTGGACGAGTCCGCGGAGCTGAACCGGGTCTTCGACGCGGCTCGCCGCCCGGAGCACCCACGCCTCGAAGCGCGACTTCAGCGCGTCCACCTCCGCCTCCAACTCGTCTACCTCCTCGGCGACGCCCTCGCTGTCGAACAGAATCGCGCCGTACGCGAGGTCCACGGCGAGTTCGCTCATGTCCTTCATCAGGATTATCGAGTCGACGGCGCGTTCGAGGTCCTCGATGGGCGGGTCGGCGACCGCCGGCGGTTCGTACGGGACGCCGGCCACCGTCTCGTAGACGGCGGCGACGCCCTCCTGCGCGCCGCGGAGGAGGAGCACGTCGTTCTCTCGCAGTTGGGTCTCCCGGTCGGGATTCGTTATCCACCGGCGCTTGCCCGTCGCGGAACGGCGGCGGATGGCGATGACGCGGACGCCCGTCTCCGTCTCCATGTTGATGTCGCCGAGGGTGCGGCCGTCGTACGGCGAGTCGGCGGCGACGGTGGCGCGCACCAGCATCTCGGCGGCCTCCGGCAGGGCCGCCCGGATGGCGTCGGGGAGGCCGATGTCCTCCAAGACGACCTTGGCGATGTCGCCCGCCGCGTTGGATATCTTCTCGGCCGCGCCGATGACGCCGAGGACGGGCGCGAGTTGCTCGGCGTCCTCGGGGTTGCGCGCGGCCATCAGGAGGCTCATCCGCCCCTGCAACTGGAGGATGTCCATCCGCTCTTCGAGCGCGAGAACCTCCCGCGCGATGTCGTCGCTCCCGTTGAGGACGGCGGAGTACGAGAGGTCGATGAGGAGCTCTGCGGTGTCTTTCATCTCCGAGAGCACCTCCTTCACGCTGACCGGTTCGTACTCCACGTCCGCTGGGTCCATGTGTCGGGATGGGCGGCGGACCGTGATAAGGCTTGGTAGCGACGCGTTACCCGCACCCCGCGCGGTGGACGGACGTTGGGATGTCGCCGTCGTCTCCTTTGTGTGCTATAAGTTAACGTTGGTCTATGACCCAAAAGAGACAAAAGGAAATAGTTTGGGGTGAACGATAACGCTTTTTTGAGA encodes:
- a CDS encoding HalOD1 output domain-containing protein — protein: MTEPGGTSSGTSGADDIGVRIVREVAAELDRSPMELEPLAGLVDIDALSSLTTTQSVNVSFEYEGLRVTVHRDGSVGVERLDDRSMR
- a CDS encoding potassium channel family protein → MDPADVEYEPVSVKEVLSEMKDTAELLIDLSYSAVLNGSDDIAREVLALEERMDILQLQGRMSLLMAARNPEDAEQLAPVLGVIGAAEKISNAAGDIAKVVLEDIGLPDAIRAALPEAAEMLVRATVAADSPYDGRTLGDINMETETGVRVIAIRRRSATGKRRWITNPDRETQLRENDVLLLRGAQEGVAAVYETVAGVPYEPPAVADPPIEDLERAVDSIILMKDMSELAVDLAYGAILFDSEGVAEEVDELEAEVDALKSRFEAWVLRAASRVEDPVQLRGLVHLASATEVISDAALEISEGVLRGLNAHPVVAVAVEESDEVIVRLTVAEGSTLANATLGEKRVKTETGMRVIAVRRERPPAADAPNDADEWVIQPGPETELLPGDVVIAKGTRAGAERLGEATGDPQLFDE